From Tepidisphaeraceae bacterium, one genomic window encodes:
- the rpsH gene encoding 30S ribosomal protein S8 yields the protein MNNQDPIADMLTRIRNANRVGRKFVQINKSKICTGIAQVLKDEGYIEEYDVIDDGMQGTLRVKLKYSLSGDKVIHEIDRQSKPGRRMYRAVEELPKVLNGMGIAIVSTSKGVMSDRKAREANVGGELLCTVA from the coding sequence ATGAACAATCAAGATCCCATCGCGGATATGCTCACCCGGATTCGCAACGCCAACCGCGTTGGCCGGAAGTTCGTACAGATCAACAAGAGCAAGATCTGCACCGGTATCGCCCAAGTGCTGAAGGACGAAGGTTACATCGAGGAATACGATGTGATCGACGACGGCATGCAGGGCACGCTGCGCGTGAAGCTGAAGTACAGCCTGAGCGGCGATAAGGTGATCCACGAGATCGACCGCCAGAGCAAGCCAGGCCGCCGCATGTATCGCGCGGTCGAGGAGCTGCCCAAGGTCCTCAACGGCATGGGCATCGCCATCGTGTCGACCAGCAAGGGCGTCATGTCCGACCGCAAGGCCCGCGAGGCCAACGTCGGTGGCGAACTGCTCTGCACGGTCGCCTAA